A section of the Falco peregrinus isolate bFalPer1 chromosome 3, bFalPer1.pri, whole genome shotgun sequence genome encodes:
- the C3H7orf57 gene encoding uncharacterized protein C7orf57 homolog — MAANGTVKLPAINPKYPSRMPNVSTNKEFSGKNKLSFPPMPAERKSEAVNLSKLIGNGYGTDWFQQCTGCEKKIQKTSENSEQSKEPLPLGEHQKKTGKQKTRSVLLFRRKTAIKLWDEA, encoded by the exons ATGGCAGCCAACGGCACG GTAAAGCTCCCAGCTATAAACCCTAAATACCCAAGCAGAATGCCAAATGTTTCTACAAACAAGGAATTTAGTGGGAAAAATAAGCTTTCCTTCCCACCTAT GCCTGCTGAGAGAAAAAGTGAAGCAGTAAACTTGAGCAAATTAATTGGCAATGGTTATGGGACGGACTGGTTTCAGCAGTGTACTGGATGtgaaaaaaagattcaaaaaacatctgaaaatagtGAGCAGTCCAAAG aaCCTCTTCCTCTGGGTGAgcatcagaagaaaacaggcaaacagaaaaccagaagtgTGTTAttgttcagaagaaaaactgctatAAAACTATGGGATGAAGCCTGA